A genomic segment from Limosilactobacillus sp. encodes:
- the sufU gene encoding Fe-S cluster assembly sulfur transfer protein SufU, with the protein MGLSKLNGLYREVILDHANHPHNKGKLPTATNAMTLHNPTCGDTINLQVDVADGKIRDIAYTGEGCTISQASASMMTEAVKGKTVDQALSMAKTFSDMAIGKQHSDADLQQLGDAQILTSIMEFPARIKCATLSWWALQRALLKQGNEEED; encoded by the coding sequence GTGGGACTTTCTAAATTAAATGGATTATACCGAGAAGTGATTCTGGATCATGCCAACCATCCTCACAACAAGGGGAAGCTGCCAACGGCGACCAACGCTATGACCCTCCATAACCCGACCTGCGGCGACACGATTAACCTGCAGGTGGACGTGGCCGATGGCAAGATCAGAGACATCGCCTACACCGGGGAAGGCTGCACCATCAGCCAGGCCTCTGCCAGCATGATGACCGAGGCCGTTAAGGGAAAGACGGTTGACCAGGCGCTCAGCATGGCCAAGACCTTTTCCGATATGGCGATCGGCAAGCAGCATTCGGATGCTGATCTCCAGCAGCTGGGGGATGCACAAATCCTGACCAGCATCATGGAGTTCCCGGCCCGGATCAAGTGTGCAACCCTGTCCTGGTGGGCGCTGCAGCGGGCACTGCTTAAGCAAGGTAACGAGGAGGAAGATTAA
- the sufB gene encoding Fe-S cluster assembly protein SufB, with amino-acid sequence MSKETAASIVGDENYEYGFHDDVKPVYSTGRGLTEEVVRKISAEKHEPEWMLDYRLKSYRIYKKLPMPKFGPDLSGLDLDHMLYYQKMTDKKFRDWNDVPEDLKKTFDRLGVPQAERKYLAGASAQYESEVVYHNMKNQFEKLGIIFTDTDTALKKYPDLFKKWFGKLVQPADNKFAALNGAVWSGGSFIYVPKGVKVKTPIQSYFRLNAENTGQFERTLIIVDEGASVDYVEGCTAPNYSSDSLHAAVVEVNVAKDAYCRYTTIQNWSDNVYSLETKRAAAAENATMEWVDGNLGSKVTMKYPSVYLNGEGARGTMLSIAVASNGIHQDSGARMIHNAPNTSSSIVSKSIAKTGGSTDYRGTVRFTKHSDGSKGHVECDTIIMDDQSSSDTIPYNEIDNAHVAMEHEAKVSKISEEQLYYLMSRGISEAKATEMIIMGFVEPFTKQLPMEYAVELNRLISFEMEGSIG; translated from the coding sequence ATGAGTAAGGAAACAGCAGCCAGCATTGTTGGCGACGAAAATTACGAGTACGGCTTCCACGACGACGTTAAGCCGGTCTACTCCACGGGGCGAGGCCTCACGGAGGAAGTCGTCCGCAAAATCTCGGCCGAAAAGCACGAGCCGGAGTGGATGCTTGATTACCGGTTGAAGTCATACCGGATCTACAAGAAACTGCCAATGCCGAAGTTTGGCCCGGACCTGTCGGGGTTGGACCTCGATCACATGCTCTACTACCAGAAGATGACCGACAAGAAGTTCCGCGACTGGAATGACGTGCCCGAAGACCTGAAAAAGACTTTTGACCGGCTCGGGGTTCCCCAGGCGGAGCGGAAGTACCTGGCCGGGGCTTCTGCCCAGTACGAGTCCGAAGTGGTGTACCACAACATGAAGAACCAGTTTGAAAAACTCGGCATCATCTTCACCGATACCGATACGGCACTGAAGAAGTACCCGGACCTCTTTAAGAAGTGGTTCGGCAAGCTGGTTCAACCGGCCGATAACAAGTTTGCGGCTCTGAACGGTGCGGTTTGGTCCGGTGGCTCCTTCATCTACGTGCCAAAGGGCGTTAAGGTGAAGACACCGATTCAATCCTACTTCCGGTTGAACGCCGAAAACACCGGGCAATTTGAACGGACCCTGATCATTGTCGATGAGGGCGCCAGCGTGGACTATGTGGAAGGGTGCACGGCACCAAACTACTCCTCCGACAGCCTCCACGCGGCCGTTGTTGAGGTCAACGTGGCCAAGGACGCCTACTGCCGCTACACGACGATCCAGAACTGGTCGGACAACGTCTACAGTCTAGAAACTAAGCGGGCCGCCGCCGCGGAAAACGCCACGATGGAGTGGGTCGACGGTAACCTTGGTTCCAAGGTGACGATGAAGTACCCAAGCGTCTACCTGAATGGTGAGGGCGCCCGGGGGACGATGCTCTCAATTGCCGTGGCCAGCAACGGAATTCACCAGGACTCCGGTGCCCGGATGATCCACAATGCCCCGAACACCTCCAGTTCAATCGTTTCCAAATCGATTGCCAAGACCGGGGGTTCAACCGACTACCGGGGGACCGTCCGCTTTACCAAGCATTCTGACGGCTCCAAGGGGCACGTCGAATGTGATACAATCATCATGGATGACCAGTCGTCTTCGGACACGATCCCGTACAACGAGATTGACAACGCCCACGTGGCGATGGAACACGAAGCCAAGGTTTCCAAGATCTCGGAGGAACAGCTTTACTACCTGATGAGTCGGGGGATTTCCGAGGCCAAGGCCACCGAGATGATCATCATGGGCTTTGTTGAGCCCTTTACGAAGCAATTACCGATGGAATACGCGGTTGAACTGAACCGGTTGATCAGTTTTGAAATGGAAGGCTCGATCGGTTAA
- a CDS encoding metal-sulfur cluster assembly factor, which translates to MAEGQDQPYSAIENQVMDALEKVIDPELGIDLVNLGLIYDVRVDDQGTCTVTMTLTTMGCPLGDILNRDITSAVLSVDGVDDCKINLVWEPAWDISRMSRFAKIALGIHG; encoded by the coding sequence ATGGCAGAAGGACAGGACCAGCCTTACTCGGCAATCGAAAACCAGGTCATGGACGCACTAGAGAAGGTCATTGACCCCGAACTGGGCATCGACCTGGTCAACCTCGGCCTGATCTATGATGTCCGCGTCGACGATCAGGGGACCTGTACGGTGACGATGACCCTGACCACGATGGGCTGTCCACTGGGCGACATTTTAAACCGGGACATTACGTCTGCCGTGCTGTCGGTCGACGGGGTGGACGACTGCAAGATCAACCTGGTCTGGGAACCAGCCTGGGACATTTCCCGGATGAGCCGTTTTGCCAAGATTGCCCTGGGCATTCACGGCTAG
- a CDS encoding helix-turn-helix domain-containing protein, which yields MDIQKFVRQRKSLGYSQVELSRGICTQSTLSKFENSGKVPSLSILEQLCRRLGLTIDELNQDDASSLRYLRRLMDTAEQHLMLERFPQAIGLLKKVAPENLAAPQDQMQYYYLQGMIGALTSGQLSATLFNFTKILDELDEEHQTIFSQLAYLGSGILYARQGSMDHADFFFAKVITYLQENASDDWSKAERLRYLRTIMMTYYAAEYHALNHRLPISNKVLDQAIGMCAAQHVTYFLPRIKLLQANNAIEAGGSIDSVRRLLTEAMVFARFNHSEVVEVQVATIRKNFENEIVNND from the coding sequence ATGGATATTCAAAAGTTTGTGCGGCAGCGCAAGAGCCTGGGTTATTCCCAGGTTGAGCTCAGTCGGGGAATCTGTACCCAATCGACCCTCAGTAAATTTGAGAACAGCGGGAAGGTTCCGTCGCTTTCAATCCTGGAACAGCTTTGCCGCCGGTTGGGGTTGACTATCGACGAGCTGAATCAAGACGATGCCTCTTCGCTGCGCTATCTGCGGCGCCTGATGGACACGGCGGAGCAGCATCTGATGCTGGAACGCTTTCCCCAGGCCATTGGTCTGCTGAAAAAGGTGGCTCCAGAAAACCTAGCGGCCCCGCAGGACCAGATGCAATACTACTACCTGCAGGGGATGATTGGCGCCCTGACTAGTGGTCAGCTTTCCGCCACGCTCTTCAACTTTACAAAAATCCTTGATGAGCTGGACGAGGAACACCAGACGATCTTTTCGCAGCTGGCCTACCTGGGTTCGGGGATCCTTTACGCGCGACAGGGCTCGATGGACCACGCTGACTTCTTTTTCGCCAAGGTGATCACCTATCTGCAGGAAAATGCCAGCGATGACTGGTCAAAAGCGGAGCGGTTGCGCTATTTGCGGACAATCATGATGACCTACTACGCGGCCGAGTACCACGCCCTCAATCACCGTCTGCCGATCTCCAATAAGGTTTTGGACCAGGCGATCGGGATGTGTGCGGCCCAGCACGTGACCTATTTTCTGCCACGGATCAAGTTGCTGCAGGCCAACAATGCAATTGAGGCCGGGGGTTCGATCGACTCTGTTCGCCGCTTGTTGACCGAAGCAATGGTCTTTGCCCGCTTCAATCACAGTGAGGTGGTTGAAGTTCAGGTTGCAACGATCAGGAAAAACTTCGAAAACGAAATTGTCAATAATGACTAA
- a CDS encoding LuxR C-terminal-related transcriptional regulator → MKNVLIADEQPIVRLGLTTLIDGLADFQLADQVADSADACMRLGQGDIDIAIMGLTLPPGENGLVTIQRIHDLFPAVRVMILSHHEEQEIVNRAIHNGALSYIFKSSPTSEIIAGLTSLARGELYLDNNIMITGKDRQKIQATTARPELASFRELSKRERELFPFIALGYSNKEIASRLFISTKTVEAHKAKIMHKLDLHNQADLIRFAIRHHLITV, encoded by the coding sequence TTGAAAAACGTGCTGATTGCGGACGAGCAGCCGATCGTTCGCCTGGGATTAACAACATTAATCGACGGGTTGGCCGACTTCCAACTGGCGGACCAGGTGGCTGACAGCGCCGACGCATGCATGCGACTGGGCCAGGGTGATATCGACATTGCAATCATGGGACTGACGCTGCCGCCGGGAGAAAACGGTCTTGTCACCATTCAACGAATTCACGACCTCTTCCCCGCTGTCCGGGTAATGATCCTTTCCCACCACGAGGAGCAGGAGATCGTCAACCGGGCGATTCACAACGGCGCCCTGTCTTACATCTTCAAGAGCTCCCCAACCAGTGAAATCATTGCCGGCCTGACCAGCCTGGCCAGGGGCGAACTCTACCTCGACAACAACATCATGATTACGGGCAAGGATCGGCAAAAAATTCAAGCAACCACCGCTAGGCCTGAATTGGCGTCTTTTCGTGAACTCTCCAAGCGGGAACGGGAGCTTTTCCCCTTCATCGCGCTCGGCTATTCGAATAAGGAGATCGCGAGCCGTCTCTTCATCTCGACGAAAACGGTCGAGGCCCACAAAGCGAAGATCATGCATAAACTTGACCTCCACAATCAGGCGGACCTGATTCGCTTCGCCATTCGTCACCACTTAATTACAGTTTAA
- a CDS encoding FAD-dependent oxidoreductase — MTSEYTKEPKGYTMSTVMQEAARCLLCEDAPCSKACPAHTNPAKFIRSVRFRNVKGAAETIRENNALGAICARVCPTERYCESACTRAKIDGPIDIGGIQRYVTDMERKENMQILHPGKDNGMSVAIIGSGPAGLQAATTLRQKGYAVDIYEKQAKAGGYLTYGIPEYRLPEAIVDYEVQRIVNLGAKIHYNVAVGTDITMDQLKQEHDAVIVAIGASAAKTIPMFEHNICTESAISFLSRAKENQGKIDVPDNVLVIGGGDVAMDVVTTLKKLGVPHVTDVVYEEFAEFKASKKELAGAQAAGVTIIDGYAPQEVHQNRVTFKHRKIDGELTITTDKIILAVGQKVDATGLDIDIQHNEIPFRDARYHTKDPQVFAAGDIVDGDKTVVFAVQKGKEVAEEIDRVLGGQNND; from the coding sequence ATGACCTCAGAATATACTAAGGAACCTAAGGGCTACACGATGTCCACGGTGATGCAGGAGGCGGCACGCTGCCTGCTTTGTGAAGATGCACCGTGTTCGAAGGCTTGTCCGGCGCACACCAACCCTGCTAAATTTATCCGCAGCGTTCGCTTCCGCAACGTCAAGGGAGCGGCAGAGACCATCCGGGAAAACAACGCCCTCGGTGCAATTTGTGCCCGTGTTTGCCCGACGGAACGCTACTGTGAGAGTGCCTGCACGCGGGCCAAGATCGATGGGCCGATTGACATCGGCGGAATCCAGCGCTACGTCACTGATATGGAGCGCAAGGAGAACATGCAGATCCTGCATCCCGGTAAGGATAACGGGATGAGCGTGGCGATCATCGGTAGTGGCCCGGCCGGACTGCAGGCCGCCACGACCCTGCGGCAAAAGGGCTACGCAGTTGACATCTACGAAAAGCAGGCCAAGGCCGGTGGCTATTTGACCTATGGGATCCCGGAGTACCGTCTGCCGGAAGCAATCGTTGACTACGAAGTTCAGCGAATCGTCAACCTTGGTGCCAAGATTCACTACAATGTTGCGGTCGGCACGGATATTACAATGGACCAGCTGAAGCAGGAGCACGACGCCGTCATCGTGGCCATTGGTGCCAGTGCCGCCAAGACGATTCCAATGTTTGAACACAACATCTGCACCGAATCTGCTATTTCCTTCCTGTCACGAGCAAAGGAAAACCAGGGCAAGATTGACGTGCCCGACAACGTCCTGGTCATCGGTGGCGGGGACGTGGCCATGGACGTGGTTACAACGCTGAAGAAATTGGGCGTACCTCATGTCACCGACGTGGTTTACGAAGAATTTGCCGAATTTAAAGCTTCTAAAAAGGAACTGGCCGGGGCCCAGGCGGCTGGCGTGACGATCATCGATGGCTATGCACCACAGGAAGTGCACCAAAACCGGGTCACCTTCAAGCACCGGAAGATTGACGGTGAGCTGACGATTACCACCGACAAGATTATTTTGGCGGTTGGTCAAAAGGTTGACGCCACCGGGCTGGACATCGACATCCAGCACAATGAGATTCCATTCAGAGACGCGCGCTACCACACCAAGGACCCACAAGTCTTCGCCGCCGGGGACATCGTTGATGGTGATAAGACCGTGGTGTTCGCCGTTCAGAAGGGGAAGGAAGTCGCTGAAGAAATCGATCGTGTATTAGGGGGCCAGAATAATGATTAA
- the preA gene encoding NAD-dependent dihydropyrimidine dehydrogenase subunit PreA, with protein MINKDLSVDFLGVHFENPFCLSSSPVGNCYEMCARAFDAGWGGIVYKTISTDRFVIDEVSPRFDELTKEDTPFVAFKNMEQLSEHTLAQDLADMKRLKTEYPNKVLIASIMGENDEEWTYLAKKVEEAGADMIEMNLSCPQMTSHKMGSDVGTNPELCKQDCIAVKKGSSLPLMAKMTPNITTMVPVVKACLEGGADGFSLINTVKSVANVDLDKHVGLPNIDGKSSVSGLSGKGVKPIALRFLQQLRSASGLEQLPISGIGGIETWEDAAEFILMGATTLQVTTAIMQYGYRIVEDMKNGLMHYMEEQGVDHLSDLVGLANKNIVATNKLNRNYKVYPEIDWDKCIGCGRCFISCQDGAHQALGWDDEKRLPTFDKSKCVGCQLCALVCPVGAIKLGIVEMKPGREGNPDEIDVGSQRLHTYHPAQSN; from the coding sequence ATGATTAATAAAGACCTATCCGTTGACTTTTTAGGGGTTCATTTTGAGAACCCGTTCTGCCTGTCGTCGTCACCCGTCGGCAACTGTTACGAGATGTGTGCCCGGGCCTTTGACGCCGGCTGGGGTGGGATTGTCTACAAGACGATCTCGACCGATCGTTTCGTCATCGATGAGGTTTCGCCGCGGTTTGACGAGCTGACCAAGGAGGATACGCCGTTCGTGGCCTTCAAGAACATGGAGCAGCTGTCTGAGCACACCCTGGCGCAGGACCTGGCGGACATGAAACGGCTGAAGACTGAGTACCCAAACAAGGTTCTGATTGCCTCAATCATGGGTGAGAATGATGAGGAATGGACCTACCTGGCCAAAAAGGTTGAGGAGGCCGGCGCGGACATGATCGAGATGAACCTTTCCTGTCCGCAGATGACCTCGCACAAGATGGGTTCGGACGTTGGGACTAACCCTGAGCTATGCAAGCAGGACTGCATCGCTGTCAAGAAGGGCAGCAGTTTGCCACTGATGGCCAAGATGACGCCAAACATAACTACGATGGTGCCGGTCGTCAAGGCCTGTCTCGAGGGTGGTGCCGACGGTTTCTCACTGATCAACACCGTGAAGTCGGTGGCTAACGTGGACCTCGATAAGCACGTCGGTCTGCCGAATATCGATGGCAAGTCCTCCGTCTCCGGCCTGTCCGGGAAGGGCGTCAAGCCGATTGCCCTCCGCTTCCTCCAGCAGTTGCGTTCCGCGTCCGGGCTGGAGCAGCTGCCAATCTCCGGGATCGGGGGCATTGAGACCTGGGAAGATGCCGCCGAGTTTATCCTGATGGGAGCAACGACGCTCCAGGTTACGACTGCGATCATGCAATACGGTTACCGAATCGTTGAGGATATGAAGAACGGCCTGATGCACTACATGGAAGAACAGGGGGTCGACCACCTATCCGATCTGGTTGGGCTGGCTAACAAGAACATCGTCGCAACGAATAAGCTCAACCGGAACTACAAGGTTTACCCAGAGATTGATTGGGACAAGTGCATTGGATGTGGACGGTGCTTCATTTCCTGTCAGGATGGGGCTCACCAGGCACTTGGCTGGGATGATGAGAAGCGTCTGCCGACTTTTGACAAGAGCAAGTGCGTCGGCTGTCAACTCTGTGCTCTGGTCTGCCCGGTTGGTGCAATCAAGCTGGGCATCGTGGAGATGAAACCGGGCCGGGAAGGCAATCCGGACGAAATCGATGTCGGCTCACAACGGCTGCACACCTACCATCCGGCACAATCAAATTAA
- the recQ gene encoding DNA helicase RecQ yields the protein MTNRPLEVLQEHFGFKNFRPGQEQVIDQVLAGQNTLAVMPTGGGKSLCYQIPALISPGVTIVVSPLISLMKDQVDALRQNGIRAGALNSATPREEVNPLLRSAYNGETKLLYVTPERLAMDYFQYQLSFINVSLVAIDEAHCISQWGHDFRPAYRQLNAAVTKLPSHPVVLALTATATPRVQEDIGDQLSISQKNFVITSFTRPNISFRVVHPRTSTRQLLAAYLKDHQGEAGIIYANTRKRVESLTNYLTDRGFNVAMYHAGMSNEDRARVQDDFQYDRVPVIVATNAFGMGIDKSNVRFVLHATSAKNLESYYQEAGRAGRDGLPSEAIMYYHANDIQQYRRFIDQSTADDEYREVQYKKLQAVTAYANTPQCLQQQIVEYFGQECEPCGHCSNCTDSREMEDVTAAAKVLIAVVDELHGRFGKSLVVKVATGSHDQRIEQLGADELEYYDGLEKYSQAAAGSLLDYLVATGFLAMEGGQYPIVKVSQKGRQVLAGAARVSRRVEPRPQKKATQVAETPEEAELFQMLRLKRRELADEQEVPPFVVFSDRTLHDMARQKPQTAVDFLEVNGVGQAKLKRYGDVMMKVIADYLAEKQN from the coding sequence ATGACTAATCGTCCATTAGAAGTATTGCAGGAGCATTTTGGCTTTAAGAACTTTCGCCCGGGGCAGGAGCAGGTAATTGATCAGGTGCTGGCAGGGCAGAACACCCTGGCGGTAATGCCGACCGGGGGTGGGAAGTCACTCTGCTACCAGATACCGGCCCTGATTAGCCCCGGGGTGACGATCGTAGTGTCGCCGTTGATTTCGCTAATGAAGGATCAGGTAGACGCCTTACGTCAAAATGGCATCCGCGCCGGTGCCCTCAATAGCGCGACCCCGCGTGAAGAGGTCAATCCGCTCCTGCGCAGCGCTTATAACGGCGAGACCAAGCTTCTCTACGTGACGCCCGAGCGGCTGGCGATGGATTATTTCCAGTACCAGCTGAGTTTTATCAACGTCAGCCTGGTGGCAATTGACGAGGCCCACTGTATTTCCCAGTGGGGACACGATTTTCGACCGGCTTACAGACAGTTAAACGCAGCGGTGACTAAGCTGCCGTCACACCCAGTGGTACTCGCCTTAACAGCGACCGCCACGCCCCGGGTACAGGAAGACATCGGTGACCAGCTCAGTATCTCCCAGAAGAATTTTGTGATTACCAGCTTTACTCGGCCCAACATTAGCTTCCGGGTTGTTCATCCCCGGACCAGTACTCGGCAGTTGCTTGCGGCCTACTTAAAGGATCACCAGGGTGAAGCCGGAATCATTTACGCCAACACCCGCAAGCGGGTCGAGTCACTGACCAACTACCTAACCGATCGCGGCTTTAATGTCGCAATGTATCATGCGGGAATGAGCAATGAAGACCGGGCACGAGTCCAGGACGATTTTCAGTACGACCGGGTCCCAGTGATCGTGGCTACCAATGCCTTTGGGATGGGGATTGACAAGAGCAACGTTCGTTTCGTTCTCCACGCCACCAGCGCGAAAAACCTGGAATCATATTACCAGGAAGCGGGCCGGGCCGGACGAGACGGCCTGCCGAGCGAGGCGATCATGTACTATCACGCCAACGACATCCAGCAGTACCGTCGCTTCATCGACCAGTCGACTGCTGATGACGAATACCGTGAGGTGCAATACAAGAAGCTGCAGGCGGTGACGGCCTATGCCAACACGCCACAGTGCCTGCAGCAACAAATTGTCGAGTACTTTGGCCAGGAGTGTGAGCCCTGCGGCCACTGCAGCAATTGTACCGACTCACGGGAGATGGAGGACGTGACGGCAGCTGCCAAGGTATTGATCGCGGTAGTCGACGAGCTCCACGGCCGTTTTGGTAAGTCGCTAGTGGTCAAGGTCGCGACGGGCTCTCATGACCAGCGGATTGAGCAGCTCGGTGCCGACGAATTAGAGTACTATGATGGCTTGGAAAAATACTCCCAGGCCGCGGCCGGCAGTCTGCTGGATTACCTGGTCGCCACCGGCTTCTTGGCAATGGAGGGCGGTCAGTACCCGATCGTTAAGGTCAGTCAAAAGGGTCGCCAAGTGTTGGCGGGTGCCGCCCGGGTTAGCCGGCGGGTTGAACCACGGCCGCAAAAGAAGGCCACCCAGGTCGCGGAGACTCCAGAAGAAGCCGAATTGTTCCAAATGCTGCGCCTGAAGCGACGCGAACTGGCGGACGAACAGGAGGTACCGCCGTTCGTTGTCTTTTCCGACCGGACCCTTCACGACATGGCTCGGCAGAAACCCCAGACGGCAGTTGACTTCCTAGAGGTCAACGGTGTTGGGCAAGCAAAGTTGAAACGCTATGGAGACGTGATGATGAAGGTAATCGCGGATTATTTGGCTGAAAAGCAGAACTAG
- a CDS encoding CopY/TcrY family copper transport repressor: MEETALEITPAEWQVMRIVWTLGETTSSQLTTILQRKVDWKAATVKTLLRRLVAKGALATTKQGRGFIYHPLVAEQSTMDEVADGLFSSICERRVGTTLEHVINHATLSKADVAKLQEALKNKAATAPDEVECNCVPGMKMKC, encoded by the coding sequence ATGGAAGAAACGGCATTGGAAATCACACCGGCCGAATGGCAGGTGATGCGAATCGTCTGGACCCTGGGGGAAACCACCAGCAGTCAGTTAACCACGATCCTGCAACGGAAGGTCGATTGGAAAGCGGCAACGGTGAAGACACTCCTGCGACGGCTAGTCGCCAAGGGAGCCCTGGCGACGACCAAGCAGGGACGGGGATTTATCTATCATCCCCTGGTAGCTGAGCAATCAACGATGGACGAGGTGGCTGACGGGCTCTTCTCCAGCATCTGTGAGCGTCGGGTGGGGACGACCCTGGAGCACGTTATTAATCATGCGACGCTGAGCAAGGCCGATGTTGCCAAGCTTCAGGAGGCTCTCAAAAACAAGGCCGCAACCGCCCCGGATGAGGTTGAATGCAACTGTGTTCCGGGAATGAAAATGAAATGCTAA
- a CDS encoding 3-hydroxyacyl-CoA dehydrogenase has translation MSIQNVFVAGGGVLGSQIAYQAAYTGFKVTSYDLHPEKVQKRIETLRAGYKQDLKTTDQQFDNGLANLSYISQLPEKIDADLIIEALPEVLDLKKSFLKEISQEVSTKTIIASNSSTFTPSQLKDSVTDPARFLNMHFANRIRLYNSAEIMGHPGTDPAVIEQVIAFARKMKMVPVHIKKEKAGYIGNTLLTPWFNAALDLWANDYATPQDIDREWIISQGASVGPFMLFDMVGLRTAYQITTNELQAEPDNQTYQRAAKRLKQMLDAGKLGQESGEGFYHYPNPEFEQDDFLTK, from the coding sequence ATGTCAATTCAAAATGTTTTCGTTGCGGGCGGGGGCGTCCTAGGAAGTCAGATTGCCTATCAAGCGGCCTACACAGGCTTTAAAGTGACTAGTTATGATTTGCATCCCGAAAAAGTGCAAAAGCGGATAGAAACCCTGCGTGCTGGCTATAAACAGGACTTAAAGACGACCGATCAGCAGTTTGATAATGGGCTTGCCAACCTAAGCTACATTTCTCAACTGCCGGAGAAGATTGATGCAGACCTGATCATTGAAGCCCTGCCGGAAGTGCTTGATCTCAAAAAGAGCTTCTTAAAAGAGATTAGCCAGGAGGTTTCTACAAAGACGATCATTGCCAGCAACTCCTCGACCTTTACGCCGAGTCAACTTAAGGACAGTGTTACTGATCCCGCTCGTTTCTTGAACATGCACTTTGCCAACCGAATCCGGTTATACAATAGTGCCGAAATCATGGGCCATCCGGGCACGGACCCAGCGGTTATTGAACAGGTAATTGCCTTTGCCAGGAAGATGAAAATGGTCCCGGTTCATATCAAAAAGGAAAAGGCCGGTTACATCGGCAACACGCTTTTAACGCCATGGTTCAATGCCGCCCTGGACCTTTGGGCAAATGATTATGCAACGCCACAGGACATTGACCGGGAATGGATTATTTCACAGGGGGCATCGGTTGGCCCGTTCATGCTCTTTGACATGGTGGGCCTGCGGACGGCCTACCAGATTACCACCAACGAGCTGCAGGCGGAACCGGACAATCAAACCTATCAACGGGCCGCCAAGCGCCTTAAGCAGATGCTTGATGCTGGCAAACTGGGACAAGAGTCCGGTGAGGGCTTTTACCACTATCCGAACCCGGAGTTCGAACAGGACGATTTTTTGACTAAGTAA
- a CDS encoding alpha/beta fold hydrolase, whose protein sequence is MSFYSEEVVSKIKYGQSNILINTITNLADTPYANVIISHGLGEYAQRYDTLTSFLLSHNYNVFRYDQIGHGETTGEHGYMKSAEDLWKPLQMLVKHVRNAYPDLPTYLIGHSMGGEACLLYGTKFPNTVDGIIASSPVSLSKRSKGLPLPMKGEEHATFPNVDTGGINRDQRVVDHFLTNKRTLKEATVGIMNNALWNGALDLRKNLNKLVDPILFLQGVADAEVNYQDSFEAFDMISSSDKEMHVYPFVMHEVLNDSKIKWKVFKEIDEWMTERKY, encoded by the coding sequence ATGAGTTTCTATAGCGAAGAGGTTGTTTCAAAGATAAAATACGGCCAGTCAAATATTCTAATCAATACAATTACTAATCTGGCTGACACACCCTATGCCAATGTCATCATTAGTCATGGCTTGGGAGAATACGCACAACGCTATGACACGCTGACGAGTTTTCTTTTAAGCCATAATTATAATGTCTTCCGCTACGATCAAATTGGTCATGGTGAAACGACCGGTGAGCATGGTTACATGAAATCTGCAGAAGACCTCTGGAAGCCACTTCAAATGCTGGTAAAGCACGTTCGCAATGCTTATCCGGACTTGCCAACCTACTTAATTGGCCACAGCATGGGCGGAGAAGCTTGCCTCTTGTATGGAACCAAATTTCCAAACACGGTTGATGGGATAATCGCGAGCTCGCCAGTTTCTCTTTCCAAGCGGTCAAAGGGGCTTCCCCTCCCCATGAAGGGAGAAGAGCATGCGACTTTTCCAAATGTTGATACGGGTGGTATTAATCGCGATCAGCGGGTTGTTGACCATTTTCTGACTAACAAGCGGACCCTCAAGGAAGCAACGGTTGGTATAATGAATAATGCTCTCTGGAACGGTGCCCTGGACCTCAGAAAAAATTTAAATAAACTTGTTGACCCAATACTGTTCCTGCAAGGTGTAGCTGACGCAGAGGTTAATTACCAGGATAGTTTTGAAGCCTTTGACATGATATCTTCATCCGATAAAGAAATGCATGTTTACCCATTTGTAATGCATGAAGTCCTGAATGATTCTAAAATCAAATGGAAAGTCTTTAAAGAGATTGATGAGTGGATGACGGAACGAAAATACTAA